One stretch of Tribolium castaneum strain GA2 chromosome 5, icTriCast1.1, whole genome shotgun sequence DNA includes these proteins:
- the LOC103312960 gene encoding uncharacterized protein LOC103312960 translates to MPRYVGNLNQPQVASIAQMGEARSQTGTPWRALGGTVSSYYAEDSFAGDQSVVTRLFALSFRNLRNRNWFVQHVFVIVALQMLFSFVFYFVMVYKEGVMNSMVENWILLLVIFTAFVIVITSFMVCCSTWIRQKPMNLICLFVITVSVILQFGALASKFKFTMVLANHFGCLTVVCFMISLIASQKRWEIMSLNMCGFILILTLVVCGVVAFCLYFLCKDLFRWDFIVASTILTILCVTFMIFLMKKILKEQILNTSDFVFGAIVMYMSVTTPYVVKAVTILIRDRKPPEEPVAETS, encoded by the exons ATGCCCCGCTACGTCGGCAACCTGAACCAGCCCCAAGTGGCCAGCATAGCCCAAATGGGGGAAGCCCGCTCCCAAACG GGCACCCCCTGGAGGGCCCTCGGGGGCACCGTCAGTAGCTACTACGCAGAGGATTCGTTCGCCGGGGACCAAAGCGTAGTGACGCGACTCTTTGCTTTATCCTTCCGGAACTTGCGAAACCGTAACTGGTTcgttcagcacgtttttgtgATTGTAGCCCTGCAGATGCTTTTCTCGTTTGTGTTTTACTTCGTAATGGTTTACAA AGAGGGGGTTATGAACAGTATGGTCGAGAATTGGATCCTGTTGCTGGTTATTTTCAC GGCGTTTGTGATCGTGATTACGTCGTTTATGGTCTGCTGCTCGACTTGGATTCGGCAAAAGCCGATGAATTTAATTTGCCTTTTTGTCATT aCAGTTTCTGTGATTCTTCAATTTGGGGCGCTTgctagtaaatttaaatttaccatGGTTTTGGCGAATCACTTCGGATGTCTTACTGTGGTTTGTTTTATGATTTCGTTGATTGCTTCACAGAAGAGa TGGGAGATTATGAGTCTGAATATGTGTGGCTTTATTTTGATTCTTACTCTTGTGGTGTGTGGAGTTGTGGCATTTTGCCTGTATTTCCTATGTAAAGATCTATTTCGCTGGGATTTTATAGTCGCATCAACGATTTTAACCATTTTGTGTGTTACG TTTATGATatttcttatgaaaaaaattttaaaagaacaaATATTAAATACCTCCGACTTTGTTTTCGGAGCAATCGTAATGTACATGAGCGTAACAACTCCGTACGTAGTGAAAGCGGTAACAATATTGATTAGGGATAGAAAACCACCAGAGGAACCAGTTGCAGAAACGTCGTAA
- the LOC100141804 gene encoding protein lifeguard 3 — protein sequence MGDNNPEKAKGEPPTALQQSESQSGPEVLVIPYQQPPPYSNQPPYQPYQPQAYYYPDPSYAQRQTPAYQQRMYQDPYYGGYPPPMNVAQAPPVRQRQSDLGFNFFGGSGEIFTDAFDTVKIRNRFVQRVYTILSAQLAFTFAFAFLATYEKNTKLFLIRNGLPIMIAGMIVFMTVYCCVVCTRVRHQYPLNFILLAILTVAMTLLVMCLTARVPPLIVLFAVGTTAALCLMVSLFAIQTKWDVTSCGMCLCVATGMLCLYGVVIMILSLVGIHMPILHVVYSAIATVIFTFWLMYDTQMIVGGRRLELSPEEYIVGALSLYVDIIYIFIHILHLYQYCMGGRS from the exons ATGGGTGACAACAACCCCGAAAAAGCTAAAGGTGAGCCCCCGACAGCCCTCCAACAATCAGAGTCCCAGAGCGGGCCGGAAGTGCTGGTGATACCTTACCAACAACCGCCCCCCTACTCCAATCAACCCCCTTACCAACCGTATCAACCCCAAGCTTACTACTACCCCGACCCAAGCTATGCCCAACGCCAAACCCCCGCCTACCAGCAAAGAATGTACCAAGACCCCTATTAC GGTGGCTATCCCCCTCCGATGAATGTGGCCCAAGCACCGCCCGTAAGACAGCGCCAGTCCGATTTaggtttcaattttttcggcGGAAGTGGGGAGATTTTTACTGACGCCTTCGATACCGTAAAGATCCGAAATCGGTTTGTACAGAGGGTGTACACAATTTTGTCGGCGCAGTTGGCGTTCACTTTTGCCTTTGCATTTCTAGCCACCTATGA GAAGAATACGAAGCTGTTTCTGATACGCAACGGACTGCCTATTATGATTGCGGGCAT GATTGTCTTCATGACTGTTTATTGTTGCGTGGTGTGCACTCGAGTCCGACATCAATatcctttaaattttattttattggcaattctA ACAGTAGCCATGACTCTGCTTGTAATGTGTCTAACTGCAAGAGTACCACCCCTAATTGTACTATTTGCAGTAGGTACTACTGCAGCTCTATGTTTAATGGTGTCACtatttgctatacaaactaAG TGGGATGTTACAAGTTGTGGAATGTGTCTGTGTGTAGCAACTGGCATGTTGTGCCTCTATGGAGTGGTTATCATGATTTTGAGCCTTGTGGGAATACATATGCCAATTTTACACGTAGTTTATTCAGCTATTGCAActgtaatttttactttt TGGTTGATGTATGACACTCAAATGATTGTAGGAGGTCGAAGATTGGAGCTGTCACCCGAAGAGTACATCGTTGGTGCTCTGAGTCTTTATGTCGAtatcatttatatttttatacacaTCTTGCACTTGTATCAATATTGTATGGGGGGGCGCTCATAA
- the LOC103312918 gene encoding uncharacterized protein LOC103312918, which produces MMGSFQSTETKFQRLNVSEIKITLLLLMRFLPPVRSFVYKNRTILIIIFLMNYLGLEVILVCSAKLRRYFPVNCILFLLFTFSVGTTLVSFAVSCTGILWSSIYGTALAVVVLITLSLMSCQKKWEVTNVCMHIFTFLYMSVITGFVTIALNFTHFKECDLWFMFITSAIMQILILWLLYVTRQIAVCEKERLCCQEYVYGALTQIAYLPLFPMSIIKFIKYCRKL; this is translated from the exons ATGATGGGCTCATTTCAATCAACAGAGACGAAATTCCAGCGTTTGAAtgtatcagaaataaaaataa CGCTTCTCCTGCTGATGCGATTTCT ACCACCAGTTCGGTCATTTGTTTACAAAAACAGgactattttaattataattttttt AATGAATTATTTGGGTCTTGAGGTGATACTGGTTTGTAGTGCCAAACTGAGACGTTATTTCCCAGTTAATTGTATCCTTTTCCTCCTATTC ACATTTTCTGTAGGAACGACTCTAGTTTCATTCGCGGTTTCATGTACTGGGATCCTATGGTCCTCTATTTACGGCACAGCTCTCGCAGTTGTGGTCCTTATCACGCTTTCACTAATGTCTTGCCAGAAGAAA tgGGAAGTCACTAATGTTTGTATGCACATTTTCACGTTCCTCTATATGTCGGTTATAACCGGATTTGTTACAAtagccttgaattttactcattttaaagaatGTGATCTTTGGTTCATGTTTATAACTTCGGCGATAATGCAGATATTAATTCTG TGGCTTCTCTATGTCACTCGGCAAATTGCAGTCTGTGAAAAAGAGCGCCTTTGCTGCCAAGAATACGTTTACGGAGCTTTAACACAGATCGCCTACCTACCCCTTTTCCCCATGTCCATAATcaagtttattaaatattgtcgaaaactATGA
- the slv gene encoding sugar transporter SWEET1 isoform X2, whose protein sequence is MLEDYKNVIATTASISTILQFLSGTLICLKISRNKSTGDISPFPFVSGCLSTSLWLRYGFFIEDHSIILVNTIGVSLFFAYIVTFFMYSIKKSSVLRQVAACASILIATLVYIQHKENFEEAKDSLGIVCCFVTILFFAAPLASLLHVVKVKDTDSLPFPIIMASFIVSMQWLVYGIILEDKFIQIPNFLGCVLSGFQLSLFCIYPKIRSCGWEYHYPKRPGYTRLCNKNQTEI, encoded by the exons ATGTTGGAAGACTACAAAAATGTGATTGCCACAACTGCCTCAATTTCTACAATATTGCAGTTTCTAAGTGGAAC CTTGATTTGTTTAAAGATCTCCCGAAATAAAAGCACCGGGGACATTTCACCATTTCCCTTTGTTAGCGGTTGTTTATCTACAAGTTTGTGGCTTCGGTATGGGTTTTTCATCGAAGATCATTCCATAATTTTGGTGAATACGATTGGAGTCAGTCTATTTTTTGCCTATATAGTGACATTCTTTATGTATAGTATCAAAAAG TCATCAGTATTACGCCAGGTCGCTGCTTGTGCGAGCATTTTGATTGCAACTTTAGTGTACATACAGcacaaagaaaattttgaagaagCTAAGGATTCTTTGGGAATTGTTTGCTGTTTTGTAACAATATTGTTCTTTGCTGCGCCCCTCGCATCACTGTTACATGTTGTTAAGGTGAAAGACACCGACAGTTTGCCGTTTCCTATCATTATGGCCAGTTTTATTGTCTCAATGCAGTGGCTAGTTTATGGAATTATATTAGAAGATAAATTTATACAG atACCTAACTTTTTGGGCTGCGTCCTGTCTGGGTTTCAATTGAGtctattttgcatttatccAAAAATCAGG AGCTGTGGTTGGGAATATCATTACCCCAAGAGACCAGGTTATACGAG gCTGTGCAACAAAAATCAAACCGAAATATAA
- the LOC663493 gene encoding mannose-P-dolichol utilization defect 1 protein homolog — protein sequence MGSQPLEFIRQVLLLVFTPHCYDNYFIHLNFFDGPCFSSTLSKCLGLGIIMGSLLVKLPQIIKIYKNKSGEGISLLSVTLDLTAITIYASYSFLKQFPFSAWGDAAFLAIQTVLVGVLVLHYGGSSSKALLYLVAYLLVNFILMSGLTPISVLWTLQGFNIFIVVSGKLTQAYSNYKNGTTGQLSAATLIMLFMGSLARIFTSIQETGDKMVILTYIASTLANGVLVAQLLYYWNVTPQKEKAH from the exons ATGGGCTCACAACCGCTCGAATTCATTCGACAAGTccttttattggtttttacgCCCCACTGTTACGATAATTATTTcattcatttgaattttttcgatg GGCCGTGTTTTTCTTCAACTTTGAGCAAATGCCTAGGTCTAGGCATAATTATGGGCTCACTTTTGGTAAAACTGCCCCAAATCATCAAAATTTACAAGAATAAAAGCGGGGAGGGCATCAGTTTGCTCAGTGTTACTTTGGACTTGACTGCAATAACGATTTACGCATCTTATAGTTTCCTCAAACAGTTCCCGTTCAGTGCGTGGGGCGATGCCGCCTTTCTTGCGATACAGACAGTCCTTGTTGGGGTTTTGGTGCTCCATTATGGGGGTTCTAGCTCAAAAGCACTTCTATATTTAGTTGCTTATTTGTTAGTCAATTTCATTCTAATGAGTGGCTTGACCCCTATCAGTGTCTTATGGACATTGCAAGgttttaacattttcattgttgttagCGGGAAGTTGACACAAGCTTAtagtaattacaaaaatggAACTACAGGTCAATTGTCAGCGGCTACTTTGATTATGTTATTTATGGGGTCTCTAGCCAGGATTTTCACCTCGATTCAGGAGACGGGGGACAAGATGGTCATTCTGACCTATATTGCTAGCACTCTTGCCAATGGGGTGCTGGTAGCGCAGTTGCTCTATTACTGGAACGTAACACCACAAAAAGAAAAGGCTCACTAG
- the slv gene encoding sugar transporter SWEET1 isoform X1, which produces MLEDYKNVIATTASISTILQFLSGTLICLKISRNKSTGDISPFPFVSGCLSTSLWLRYGFFIEDHSIILVNTIGVSLFFAYIVTFFMYSIKKSSVLRQVAACASILIATLVYIQHKENFEEAKDSLGIVCCFVTILFFAAPLASLLHVVKVKDTDSLPFPIIMASFIVSMQWLVYGIILEDKFIQIPNFLGCVLSGFQLSLFCIYPKIRSCGWEYHYPKRPGYTRGFGWGAGAAWKKNLDSESASQTLRLLFGEMYISVTESSFDGGTLILTFEFSRYCHQTINSYVMNFVRYGFVINLKLSQSHKLSGFLSNTVANDENDVYLI; this is translated from the exons ATGTTGGAAGACTACAAAAATGTGATTGCCACAACTGCCTCAATTTCTACAATATTGCAGTTTCTAAGTGGAAC CTTGATTTGTTTAAAGATCTCCCGAAATAAAAGCACCGGGGACATTTCACCATTTCCCTTTGTTAGCGGTTGTTTATCTACAAGTTTGTGGCTTCGGTATGGGTTTTTCATCGAAGATCATTCCATAATTTTGGTGAATACGATTGGAGTCAGTCTATTTTTTGCCTATATAGTGACATTCTTTATGTATAGTATCAAAAAG TCATCAGTATTACGCCAGGTCGCTGCTTGTGCGAGCATTTTGATTGCAACTTTAGTGTACATACAGcacaaagaaaattttgaagaagCTAAGGATTCTTTGGGAATTGTTTGCTGTTTTGTAACAATATTGTTCTTTGCTGCGCCCCTCGCATCACTGTTACATGTTGTTAAGGTGAAAGACACCGACAGTTTGCCGTTTCCTATCATTATGGCCAGTTTTATTGTCTCAATGCAGTGGCTAGTTTATGGAATTATATTAGAAGATAAATTTATACAG atACCTAACTTTTTGGGCTGCGTCCTGTCTGGGTTTCAATTGAGtctattttgcatttatccAAAAATCAGG AGCTGTGGTTGGGAATATCATTACCCCAAGAGACCAGGTTATACGAG GGGTTTCGGCTGGGGAGCAGGTGCCGCCTGGAAGAAAAACCTTGATTCGGAATCCGCATCCCAAACCTTACGTCTGCTTTTTGGCGAAATGTATATTTCAGTAACTGAGTCTTCGTTTGATGGGGGGACACTCATCTTGACGTTTGAATTTTCGCGCTACTGTCACCAAACTATCAATTCCTAcgttatgaattttgtgcgttatgGATTTGtcattaatttgaaattaagtcAAAGTCATAAATTAAGTGGCTTTTTATCAAACACAGTAGCAAACGATGAGAACgacgtttatttaatttaa
- the Phb1 gene encoding prohibitin 1, with translation MSAAQLFNRIGQFGLGVALVGGVVNSALYNVDGGHRAVIFDRFSGIKKQVIGEGTHFFIPWVQRPIIFDVRSRPRNVPVITGSKDLQNVNITLRILFRPVPDQLPRIYTVLGQDYEERVLPSITTEVLKAVVAQFDAGELITQRDLVSQKVSEDLTERASQFGVILDDISITHLTFGREFTLAVELKQVAQQEAEKARFLVEKAEQNKKAAVISAEGDAQAATLLAKAFGDAGEGLVELRRIEAAEDIAYQLSRSRQVSYLPGGQNLLLNVPTPSN, from the exons ATGTCTGCGGCGCAATTATTCAACAGGATTGGACAGTTTGGCCTTGGAGTAGCTCTGGTAGGCGGCGTGGTCAATTCGGCGTTATACAATG tCGATGGTGGTCACCGTGCCGTGATCTTCGACCGTTTCTCCGGCATCAAGAAGCAAGTGATTGGCGAAGGCACCCACTTCTTCATCCCCTGGGTGCAACGCCCCATCATCTTCGACGTGCGGTCGCGCCCCCGCAACGTCCCGGTCATCACCGGCAGCAAGGACTTGCAGAACGTCAACATCACCCTCCGTATCCTGTTCCGCCCCGTCCCCGACCAACTCCCGCGCATTTACACCGTCCTGGGGCAGGACTACGAAGAGCGCGTCCTCCCTTCCATCACCACCGAGGTGCTCAAGGCCGTGGTGGCGCAGTTCGACGCCGGGGAGCTCATCACACAGCGTGACCTCGTCTCGCAGAAGGTCAGCGAGGACCTCACGGAGAGGGCGTCGCAGTTTGGGGTCATCCTGGACGATATTTCCATCACGCATTTGACGTTTGGACGGGAGTTTACTCTTGCGGTGGAGCTGAAGCAGGTGGCGCAGCAGGAGGCGGAGAAGGCCAGGTTTTTGGTGGAGAAGGCGGAGCAGAATAAGAAGGCGGCGGTGATTTCGGCAGAAGGGGATGCTCAGGCGGCTACGTTGCTGGCGAAGGCGTTTGGGGATGCCGGAGAGGGGTTGGTGGAGTTGAGGAGGATTGAGGCTGCGGAGGATATCGCGTATCAATTGTCGAGGTCGAGGCAAGTGTCGTATTTGCCAGGGGGGCAAAATCTGTTGCTCAATGTGCCTACGCCCTCGAATTAA
- the LOC663453 gene encoding uncharacterized protein LOC663453, whose amino-acid sequence MSVSALLFVIFLFGGAYSTVVSQCPTGPLPDDVQVENCDAEPCVFYINSNTSMIMKFKSPRKLEHFAPNAVASLMGINVTYPLDQDDACVGITNTKCPIEEGEQVEYTYGMYILPVFPEVSLNLEFSLRDKDSNDEIIECFKLDIELKKA is encoded by the exons ATGTCAGTCTCTGCTCTTCTCTTCGTTATTTTCCTTTTTGGGGGTGCCTACAGCACGGTTGTGAGTCAAT gCCCCACTGGCCCTTTACCAGACGATGTCCAAGTCGAAAATTGTGACGCGGAACCGTGTGTTTTCTACATCAATTCTAACACCAGCATGATTATGAAATTCAAATCTC CCCGTAAGTTGGAACATTTTGCTCCAAACGCTGTTGCTTCTCTTATGGGCATAAATGTGACGTATCCGCTGGATCAGGATGATGCTTGTGTTGgaattaccaacacaaagtgTCCCATAGAAGAGGGTGAACAAGTTGAATACACCTACGGAATGTACATTTTGCCCGTTTTTCCAGAAGTCAGCCtaaatttggaattttcgCTTCGGGATAAGGACAGCAACGATGAAATTATTGAGTGTTTCAAACTTGATATTGAGCTAAAGAAGGCTTAA